From Bacillus sp. Bos-x628, the proteins below share one genomic window:
- a CDS encoding metal-dependent hydrolase gives MKATYHGHSVVHIETNGYHIWIDPFLNGNKHTDIKPHDVKADVILLTHGHGDHLGDTIEISKNNDALVVAPNELAVYLSWQGVKTHPLHIGGGCQFEFGKVKLTQAFHGSAVIDEESKTITYTGMPSGVLFTAEGKTIYHAGDTALFSDMKLIGELNHIDLAFLPIGDNFTMGPEDARIAAEWLRAKQVVPIHYNTFPPIEQDPHAFADSLHGGVGRVLNSGESIEIS, from the coding sequence ATGAAAGCTACATATCATGGACATTCAGTCGTACACATTGAAACAAATGGATATCATATTTGGATTGATCCATTTTTAAATGGAAATAAGCATACGGATATCAAACCGCATGATGTGAAAGCAGATGTGATTTTGCTGACACATGGGCATGGGGATCACCTTGGTGATACGATTGAAATATCAAAAAACAATGACGCCCTTGTCGTAGCGCCGAATGAACTAGCAGTCTATTTAAGCTGGCAAGGCGTGAAAACGCACCCGCTTCATATTGGCGGTGGGTGTCAATTTGAATTCGGTAAAGTAAAGCTTACGCAAGCGTTCCACGGCTCGGCAGTCATTGATGAAGAATCCAAAACCATTACGTATACAGGCATGCCATCAGGTGTTTTATTTACCGCAGAAGGCAAAACGATTTATCATGCAGGAGATACGGCGCTATTTTCAGATATGAAGCTGATTGGTGAGCTAAATCATATTGATCTTGCGTTTCTCCCAATCGGTGATAACTTTACCATGGGACCAGAGGATGCAAGAATAGCGGCAGAATGGCTTCGTGCAAAACAGGTCGTTCCGATACATTACAATACATTTCCGCCGATTGAGCAAGACCCGCATGCGTTTGCAGACAGCTTGCACGGCGGAGTAGGTCGTGTGTTAAATAGCGGAGAATCCATAGAAATTTCATAA
- a CDS encoding CBS domain-containing protein: MATKHEQILSYIDSLDVGEKISVRRIAKEMKVSEGTAYRAIKDAENKGFVSTIERVGTIRIEQKKKENIEKLTYAEVVNVIDGQVLGGRAGLHKTLNKFVIGAMELDAMMRYTAAGNLLIVGNRINAHRQALEAGAAVLVTGGFSTDEQIIQLADQLELPILSTSYDTFTVAALINRAIYDQLIKKEIVLVEDILTPIERTVYLSPEDKLEKWYEKNYETGHGRFPVADDQMKIHGILTSKDIVGHDRSTPIEKVMTKQPLTVIGKTSVASAAQMMVWEGIEVLPVVDDHEKLIGMISRQDVLKALQMIQKQPQVGEKLDDVVSRGFKETDTEKPKTDAVYQYEVTPQMTNQLGNISYGVFTQILIESANRFLKSHKKGELIVESLSVYFLKPVQMESTIQIKPNILEVGRKFGKLEVEVYHQANIVGKAMLMVQLMERG; this comes from the coding sequence TTGGCGACAAAGCATGAGCAAATTTTATCGTATATTGATTCATTAGATGTCGGTGAGAAGATTTCTGTCCGGCGGATTGCCAAAGAAATGAAAGTGAGTGAAGGTACGGCATACCGAGCCATTAAAGATGCTGAAAATAAAGGATTCGTCAGTACAATTGAACGGGTTGGTACCATTCGAATTGAGCAAAAGAAAAAAGAAAATATTGAAAAATTGACATATGCGGAAGTCGTAAATGTCATTGATGGGCAAGTGCTTGGGGGTCGAGCCGGCTTACATAAAACATTAAACAAATTTGTGATCGGTGCAATGGAGCTAGATGCAATGATGAGATATACGGCTGCTGGCAACCTGCTGATCGTCGGAAACCGGATCAATGCCCACAGGCAAGCTTTAGAGGCAGGGGCAGCTGTGCTTGTCACAGGTGGATTCTCAACAGACGAGCAAATTATTCAATTGGCGGATCAGCTTGAGCTGCCGATCTTATCGACAAGCTATGATACGTTTACAGTAGCTGCTCTCATAAACAGGGCAATTTATGACCAATTAATTAAAAAAGAAATTGTGCTTGTGGAGGATATTTTAACGCCAATTGAACGTACAGTGTATTTATCTCCAGAGGACAAGCTTGAGAAATGGTATGAAAAAAATTATGAAACAGGACACGGCCGCTTCCCAGTAGCAGATGATCAAATGAAGATTCATGGGATTCTTACCTCAAAGGATATTGTAGGTCATGACCGCTCGACACCAATTGAAAAGGTGATGACCAAACAGCCGCTGACGGTGATTGGCAAGACGTCTGTTGCCTCTGCCGCACAAATGATGGTATGGGAAGGCATTGAGGTGCTGCCAGTTGTAGATGACCATGAGAAGTTAATTGGCATGATTAGCCGTCAGGACGTTCTGAAGGCGCTACAAATGATCCAAAAGCAGCCGCAGGTCGGGGAAAAACTGGATGATGTTGTCTCTAGAGGGTTTAAAGAGACAGATACAGAAAAGCCAAAAACAGATGCTGTCTATCAATATGAAGTCACACCGCAAATGACAAACCAGCTAGGAAATATCTCATATGGCGTGTTTACACAAATTTTAATTGAATCAGCCAATCGTTTCTTAAAATCTCATAAAAAAGGAGAACTGATTGTTGAGAGTCTCTCTGTCTATTTTCTAAAGCCGGTTCAAATGGAATCCACCATACAGATTAAACCGAATATTTTAGAGGTAGGACGCAAGTTTGGAAAGCTGGAAGTCGAGGTTTACCACCAAGCAAATATTGTAGGAAAAGCAATGCTGATGGTGCAGTTAATGGAGAGAGGATAA
- a CDS encoding YtpI family protein, which translates to MLVLMVFIICSAMFYLYYKAKNVRTKRPVEKKFWSAKSSMALGCFVLLFGVNQLFLNRSSLAFVIGFIFVAVGIGSTWAGYKAYKHYLPLFLKEGEKDHA; encoded by the coding sequence ATGCTTGTTTTGATGGTGTTTATTATTTGTTCTGCCATGTTTTATTTATACTACAAAGCAAAGAATGTCCGTACAAAGAGACCTGTCGAGAAGAAATTCTGGTCTGCTAAATCCAGTATGGCACTTGGTTGCTTTGTCCTGCTCTTCGGTGTGAATCAATTATTTTTAAATCGCTCGTCACTCGCATTTGTCATTGGATTTATTTTTGTTGCAGTCGGTATCGGCAGTACGTGGGCTGGATATAAAGCCTACAAGCATTATCTTCCGCTCTTTTTAAAGGAAGGCGAAAAAGATCACGCTTAA
- a CDS encoding bifunctional oligoribonuclease/PAP phosphatase NrnA: protein MKKELIRTISLYDTIIIHRHVRPDPDAYGSQCGLTEILRCTFPEKNIYATGMKEPSLSFLYELDVVPDEAYQGALVIVCDTANEARIDDQRYLMGDKLIKIDHHPNEDPYGDLLWVDTEASSVSEMIYELYLEGKEEGYQLNTKAAELIYAGIVGDTGRFLFPNTTKKTLKYAGELIEYPFSASDLFNQLYETDLNVVKLNGFIFQHISLSENGVASVFIKRDILESFQTTAHQASQLVGTLGNIAGIKAWVFFVEEKDQIRVRFRSKGVVINTIAKKYNGGGHPLAAGASIYDWAVADDILRDLEEVCKSSS, encoded by the coding sequence ATGAAAAAAGAACTGATTAGAACCATATCATTATATGACACCATCATCATCCATAGACATGTAAGACCAGATCCTGATGCGTATGGATCACAGTGCGGCCTTACGGAAATCTTACGTTGCACCTTTCCAGAAAAAAATATTTATGCGACAGGAATGAAAGAACCCTCCCTTTCATTCTTATATGAACTGGATGTGGTACCGGATGAAGCTTATCAAGGTGCACTTGTGATTGTCTGTGATACGGCAAATGAGGCACGAATTGATGATCAGCGCTATTTGATGGGTGATAAGCTGATAAAAATTGATCATCATCCAAATGAAGACCCCTATGGTGACCTGCTTTGGGTGGATACAGAGGCAAGCTCTGTGAGTGAGATGATTTATGAATTGTATTTAGAGGGGAAAGAAGAAGGATATCAGCTGAACACAAAGGCGGCTGAACTCATTTATGCCGGCATAGTAGGAGACACAGGCCGCTTCCTTTTCCCAAACACAACAAAAAAGACACTCAAATATGCAGGGGAACTCATTGAATATCCGTTTTCAGCATCAGATCTATTCAATCAATTGTATGAAACGGATTTGAATGTCGTGAAATTAAATGGCTTTATTTTTCAACATATATCTTTGTCAGAGAATGGAGTGGCATCCGTTTTTATTAAGCGGGACATTTTGGAATCTTTTCAGACAACGGCTCATCAGGCCTCGCAGCTTGTTGGCACACTTGGAAATATTGCGGGAATTAAGGCTTGGGTCTTTTTTGTGGAAGAAAAGGATCAGATTCGTGTCAGATTTCGCTCAAAAGGTGTCGTCATTAACACGATTGCTAAAAAATATAATGGCGGCGGTCATCCACTAGCAGCCGGTGCGTCCATTTATGACTGGGCAGTGGCAGATGATATTTTGCGTGATTTAGAAGAAGTATGTAAATCATCATCGTGA
- the ytrI gene encoding sporulation membrane protein YtrI, with protein sequence MRVPELYKRPGWQRFFAGMMFGAIISWLIFLFTYGTFQEKQVTILRNQQHHMDSLKEQITLYREELHKLNEDNKQRLLIQSVDVHLVNREQYKIPEPDTLKFEEQVKEDISEVITKDIESVYKTKELLKRTVEHKEYIIREKAYRAKVTELTIYTKLSLQVRISFAE encoded by the coding sequence ATGAGAGTGCCAGAACTGTATAAACGCCCAGGATGGCAGCGTTTTTTTGCTGGAATGATGTTCGGTGCCATTATCAGTTGGCTGATCTTCTTATTTACCTATGGTACCTTTCAAGAAAAGCAAGTGACCATACTAAGAAACCAGCAACACCATATGGACAGCCTCAAAGAACAAATCACACTCTATCGGGAAGAGCTGCATAAACTAAACGAAGACAATAAGCAGCGGCTGCTGATTCAGAGCGTGGATGTCCATCTAGTCAATCGTGAACAATATAAAATTCCAGAGCCAGATACTTTAAAGTTTGAAGAACAAGTAAAAGAGGATATTTCAGAGGTGATTACAAAGGATATTGAAAGTGTGTATAAAACAAAGGAATTATTAAAACGAACTGTGGAACATAAGGAATATATCATAAGGGAAAAAGCATATCGCGCCAAAGTAACAGAGCTGACGATTTATACAAAGCTCTCACTTCAGGTACGTATTTCATTTGCTGAATAA
- a CDS encoding YtrH family sporulation protein, with translation MDVKEAFIPNFISCYFIALGVILGGAIIGGVGAYLSGQPPMTIISSLANRLKIWALVAAIGGTFDAVYSFERGIFEGNTRDIFKQILLIISAMGGAQTGYLIITWLTQEHVSS, from the coding sequence ATGGATGTGAAGGAAGCCTTTATTCCAAATTTTATCAGTTGTTACTTTATAGCGCTTGGGGTCATTTTAGGCGGTGCGATCATAGGCGGTGTGGGTGCTTATTTATCAGGGCAACCTCCCATGACAATCATCTCAAGTCTTGCCAACCGCTTAAAAATTTGGGCACTTGTTGCTGCCATTGGCGGGACATTTGATGCGGTCTATAGTTTTGAAAGAGGTATTTTTGAAGGAAATACGCGTGATATTTTCAAACAAATTTTATTAATTATCTCAGCCATGGGTGGTGCTCAAACAGGTTATTTAATTATTACTTGGCTTACACAGGAGCATGTATCGTCATGA